Part of the Candidatus Omnitrophota bacterium genome, GACATGCTTCCGTTATCTAGACAGGGTTTTTGTCTACCTGGATAAAGGCAGCAATGGTACGATAAAAGTTTATATCCAGCCTAAAAATACCGCCAATAGACTTACGCATATAAAAGAAGAATTCCTTAACGACCTTATATATACCAGGGTAAGGTACCAGATACACAACAACAATAAAAATATAACCGAGTTTATCATAAAACGCGCTTTATACTCTGCGACGTTATCTGAAGAAGAGAGGCTGAAGGTACTGGAAAATTATATAAAAAATGATAGCATCGGAAAAAGTTTTGATGACCCGGAAGGTATAGCTGTTCCCTGGGAAGAAAAATTCGCGCATAATA contains:
- the hxsD gene encoding His-Xaa-Ser system protein HxsD; amino-acid sequence: MEFELNTEIYPKDVIMETCFRYLDRVFVYLDKGSNGTIKVYIQPKNTANRLTHIKEEFLNDLIYTRVRYQIHNNNKNITEFIIKRALYSATLSEEERLKVLENYIKNDSIGKSFDDPEGIAVPWEEKFAHNKADSKHKSRPKKHPAK